The region CGCCGTACGAGTTCAGCATAGCTAATAGCATGGTAACCAACTTCCACACGCCTGAGTCGACCCTGTTGATGATGGTAAGCGCATTTGGCGGTTATGAGCATATCATGAACGCTTACGAAGTTGCGGTTAAAGAAAAGTACCGTTTTTACAGCTACGGTGATGCCATGCTGATCATCTAATTTTTCATCCTCCGGAACATTAATTGACCGAGATATAAAGCGGCTGACTTATAAAAGTCAGCCGCTTTTTTTTTGCACGTTTAGCACCTGTCTTTTTAACCTGTAATTTACCCTATTACCTGCAAATAAAATTGTATTTAGCTCTTCAAATTGCTGCGGTTTTTGAAGGTAGCTGCATACATTTTAAGCTTAAAACCTGCATTTCAGTGCTATTTTAAGGCTTTTTTCAACGTAAATTTTCTTGGCGTAAACAGTGTTCAAATTGCGTCTTCACAAAAAAAGCTGAACACTTTTGAACACTTTGGGCTATTTAAGCAGCAGGGCTAAAATCAAAAACGTTATTATCTTTGGTGCACAAAGTACCGGTTTAGGTACTGGTCAAAACATGTCTCAACCCATATCTAAAGCTTACGCGGTGATTGTAGCAGGCGGTTCCGGCACCCGCATGCAGTCGGCTTTGCCTAAACAGTTTATACCGCTGCATGGCCGGCCTATAATGATGTACACCATAGAGGCATTTGTAGCGAGCGGCTATTCACCGGAGATTATATTAGTGCTGCATGCAGACTACCATGGACTGTGGACAGAACTATGCAATGTGCACAACTTTGCTGTAAAACACACATTAATTGCAGGTGGCGAAACCCGCTTCCACTCTGTAAAGAATGCAATTGACCAGATTACCGATAAAAATGTGCTAATTGCTGTACACGATGCGGTAAGGCCACTGGTAAGTAAAACAGCTATAGACAAAGCATATTTGTGCGCAGAAACTTACGGGACCGCCGTAGTTGCGGTGAAAAGCAGGGACTCGGTGAGGCATGCAAGCGGCACAACATCAGCAAGCATTGACCGTGAGAGCATCTACCTGGTACAAACTCCGCAAACCTTTAAATCAGATTTATTAAGAGCGGCATACACACAGCCTTACAATACCCGATTCACTGATGATGCATCTGTTGTAGAATGCTCAGGAGCTGAAATAAAGCTTGTAGCGGGCAGTTACACCAATTTTAAAATCACTTTCCCTGAGGACATTACCATCGCAGAGGCGCTTATAAACAAAAAACCACCGGCGTAGTTCCGATGGCTAATTCTTAAAATATTGTTACTGATCAGGCTCTTCTGATAACGCCTAAAATCAAGGCGATAATAGCTATCACCAATAAAATGTGGATCAGGTTGCCTGCATGGTTAAAGAAAAAACCAAAAATCCATCCGATAACCAGGATAACTGCGATTATGTACAATAAGCCTCTCATAGTGTTGTGTGTTTTAAGTAAAAGTTTCAGTTAATTATAATGCACCAATACCAAAATCATTCCAAAAACAGATAAAAAAGAAGGCTGCAGATATCTGCAGCCTTCTTTTATGTTGTAACCTGGCAATGTTGTACCAGGTGAATTATCAAGCCCTTCTGATCACCCCTAAGATTAATGCTATAATAGCAATTACCAGTAAAATGTGGATTAAGCTGCCAGCGTTGCCGTAGAAGAATCCAAATGCCCATCCAATAATCAGGATGACCGCGATGATGTACAATAAGCCTCTCATAGTGTTGTGTGTTTTAAGTTGTGTTAATTATAACTAAATGTAT is a window of Mucilaginibacter terrenus DNA encoding:
- a CDS encoding lmo0937 family membrane protein, translated to MRGLLYIIAVILIIGWAFGFFYGNAGSLIHILLVIAIIALILGVIRRA
- a CDS encoding lmo0937 family membrane protein yields the protein MRGLLYIIAVILVIGWIFGFFFNHAGNLIHILLVIAIIALILGVIRRA
- a CDS encoding 2-C-methyl-D-erythritol 4-phosphate cytidylyltransferase; the encoded protein is MSQPISKAYAVIVAGGSGTRMQSALPKQFIPLHGRPIMMYTIEAFVASGYSPEIILVLHADYHGLWTELCNVHNFAVKHTLIAGGETRFHSVKNAIDQITDKNVLIAVHDAVRPLVSKTAIDKAYLCAETYGTAVVAVKSRDSVRHASGTTSASIDRESIYLVQTPQTFKSDLLRAAYTQPYNTRFTDDASVVECSGAEIKLVAGSYTNFKITFPEDITIAEALINKKPPA